In Pseudomonas fluorescens, one genomic interval encodes:
- a CDS encoding pentapeptide repeat-containing protein has translation MSQPKLLDTPLYALLHKDDITGFNKERPNDGPIDMVGGDFRGLDLRELNADGVDFRDAYFRSADLRGIDFRNASLEGASLAHAQISGAYFPPELSADEILMSMNFGTRLRYRTR, from the coding sequence ATGAGCCAGCCGAAACTTCTCGACACCCCGCTTTATGCCTTGCTGCACAAAGACGACATCACAGGCTTCAACAAGGAACGCCCGAACGACGGCCCGATCGACATGGTTGGTGGCGACTTTCGTGGTCTCGACTTGCGTGAACTGAACGCCGATGGCGTGGATTTCCGGGACGCCTACTTCCGTTCTGCCGATTTGCGTGGCATCGATTTCCGTAATGCATCACTCGAAGGCGCGAGCCTGGCCCATGCGCAGATTTCCGGCGCGTACTTCCCGCCGGAACTGAGTGCGGACGAGATCCTGATGTCGATGAATTTCGGCACCCGCCTGCGCTATCGCACACGCTGA
- the mrcB gene encoding penicillin-binding protein 1B, with protein MTRTRSPRTKKKPVSKGLSPWLSWAIKLSLVGLVVLAGFAVYLDAVVQEKFSGKRWTIPAKVYARPLELFVGQKLSKDDFLTELDALGYRREAVSNGPGAAAVNGNTVDLNTRGFQFYEGLEKAQPVRVRFSGDYVAELSGLNGGKLSVVRLEPLMIGGIYPKNLEDRILIKLDQVPPYLLETLVAVEDRDYYSHWGVSPKSIARAIWVNTSGGKMTQGGSTLTQQLVKNFYLTNERSLSRKLTEAMMAMLLELHYDKKEILEAYLNEVFVGQDGQRAVHGFGLASQFFFGQPLSELKLHQVALLVGMVKGPSYYNPRRNPERALERRNLVLDVLEQQGVATAEQVEAAKKMPLGVTTRGKLADSSFPGFIDLVKRQLREDYRDEDLTEEGLRIFTSFDPILQMKAEASVNDTFKRLAGRKGSDDVEAAMVVTNPETGEVQAMIGSRQASYAGFNRALDAVRPIGSLVKPAVYLTALEKPSRYTLTSWLSDDPLSIKGADGQVWKPQNYDRRSHGTVFLYQGLAHSYNLSTSRLGLEVGVPNVLKTLARLGVTREFPAFPSMLLGAGGMTPIEVATMYQTLANGGFNTPMRGIRSVLTADGEPLKRYPFQIEQRFDPASIYLIQNAMQRVMREGTGSSVYNVLPKTLTLAGKTGTSNDSRDSWFAGFSQDLLAVVWLGRDDNGKTPFTGATGALQVWTSFMRKADPLPLDMPQPDNIVQAWVDSRTGQGSDANCPGAVQMPYIRGSEPPPGAACASETPASPESVMDWVKGWMN; from the coding sequence ATGACTCGAACTCGATCCCCCCGTACCAAGAAAAAACCAGTCTCCAAGGGCCTCAGCCCATGGTTGAGCTGGGCCATTAAACTCAGTCTGGTCGGCCTTGTGGTGCTGGCCGGCTTCGCCGTTTACCTCGATGCCGTGGTGCAGGAGAAGTTCTCCGGCAAGCGCTGGACCATCCCGGCCAAGGTATACGCGCGTCCGCTTGAGCTGTTCGTCGGACAAAAGCTGAGCAAGGACGATTTCCTCACCGAACTCGATGCCCTGGGCTATCGCCGCGAAGCCGTGAGCAATGGCCCCGGCGCTGCCGCCGTCAACGGCAATACCGTTGATCTGAATACCCGCGGCTTCCAGTTCTATGAAGGCCTGGAAAAAGCCCAGCCAGTACGCGTGCGTTTCTCTGGCGACTATGTGGCCGAGCTCTCGGGGCTCAATGGCGGAAAATTGTCCGTGGTGCGGCTCGAGCCGCTGATGATCGGCGGCATCTACCCGAAAAACCTCGAAGACCGCATCCTGATCAAGCTCGATCAGGTGCCACCGTACCTGCTGGAAACCCTGGTAGCAGTGGAAGATCGCGACTATTACAGTCACTGGGGCGTGTCGCCGAAGTCGATTGCCCGGGCGATCTGGGTCAACACCTCTGGCGGCAAGATGACCCAGGGTGGCAGTACGCTGACCCAGCAACTGGTGAAGAACTTCTACCTCACCAACGAGCGCAGCCTGAGCCGCAAGCTCACCGAAGCGATGATGGCGATGCTGCTGGAGCTGCACTACGACAAGAAGGAAATTCTTGAGGCCTACCTCAACGAAGTCTTCGTCGGGCAGGACGGTCAGCGTGCGGTGCATGGCTTTGGTCTGGCCAGTCAGTTCTTCTTCGGTCAGCCACTGTCCGAGTTGAAACTGCATCAGGTAGCGTTGCTGGTCGGCATGGTCAAAGGTCCATCCTACTACAACCCGCGCCGCAACCCCGAGCGTGCGCTGGAGCGGCGTAACCTGGTGCTCGACGTGCTTGAGCAGCAAGGCGTGGCGACTGCCGAACAGGTCGAAGCGGCGAAGAAAATGCCACTGGGTGTGACCACGCGCGGCAAGCTTGCCGACAGCTCGTTCCCGGGCTTTATCGATCTGGTCAAACGCCAGTTGCGCGAAGACTATCGCGACGAGGACTTGACCGAAGAAGGCTTGCGGATCTTCACCAGTTTCGACCCGATTCTGCAGATGAAGGCCGAAGCGTCGGTGAATGACACCTTTAAACGCCTGGCTGGACGCAAGGGCTCCGATGACGTGGAAGCGGCGATGGTCGTGACCAACCCGGAAACCGGCGAAGTGCAGGCGATGATCGGCAGTCGTCAGGCCAGTTACGCCGGTTTCAACCGGGCGCTGGACGCCGTGCGGCCGATCGGTTCCCTGGTCAAGCCAGCGGTGTATCTGACCGCACTGGAAAAACCGAGCCGTTACACGCTGACCAGTTGGCTGTCGGATGATCCGCTGTCGATCAAAGGCGCGGACGGCCAGGTGTGGAAGCCACAGAACTACGACCGTCGCTCCCACGGCACAGTCTTCCTCTATCAAGGGCTGGCGCATTCGTACAACCTGTCGACCTCGCGCCTGGGTCTGGAAGTCGGTGTGCCGAATGTGCTCAAGACCCTTGCGCGTCTGGGCGTGACCCGGGAATTCCCGGCGTTCCCGTCGATGCTGCTCGGGGCTGGCGGCATGACCCCGATCGAAGTGGCGACCATGTATCAGACCCTCGCCAACGGTGGTTTCAATACGCCGATGCGCGGGATTCGCAGTGTGCTGACCGCCGATGGCGAACCACTCAAGCGTTATCCGTTCCAGATCGAGCAGCGTTTCGATCCGGCGTCCATCTACCTGATCCAGAACGCCATGCAGCGTGTGATGCGTGAAGGTACCGGCAGCTCGGTTTATAACGTGCTGCCAAAGACCCTGACGCTGGCCGGCAAGACCGGTACCAGTAACGATTCGCGTGACAGCTGGTTCGCCGGTTTCAGTCAGGATCTGCTGGCGGTGGTCTGGCTGGGTCGCGACGACAACGGCAAGACCCCGTTCACCGGGGCGACCGGTGCATTGCAGGTCTGGACCAGTTTCATGCGCAAAGCCGATCCGCTGCCGCTAGACATGCCGCAGCCGGACAACATTGTGCAGGCGTGGGTCGATTCGCGTACCGGGCAAGGCTCCGATGCCAACTGTCCGGGGGCGGTGCAGATGCCGTATATTCGCGGCAGCGAACCGCCACCCGGCGCCGCGTGTGCAAGCGAAACGCCTGCCTCGCCGGAGTCGGTGATGGATTGGGTCAAGGGCTGGATGAATTAA
- a CDS encoding AAA family ATPase translates to MSQSLIAALQNPALYPHPVEGFQVIETHISWVILTGPFAYKVKKPVNFGFLDFTGLESRAHFCAEELRLNQRLTDDLYLDVLPVTGSVEAPQLGGDGPVIEYVLKMRQFPQTGLLSTLQANGELTTQHIDEMAEQIAKFHLSAPKVPAEHEAGTPDSVMAPVRQNFEQILPFLSDKNDLLQLEALQAWAESSFERLKPLFAQRKAEGFTRECHGDIHLGNATVINGKVVIFDCIEFNEPFRFTDVWADTGFLAMDLEDRGLKSLARRFISQYLELTGDYQGLEVLNFYKAYRALVRAKVALFSMPADATPVQRATTLRQYRNYANLAESYSTIPSRFMAITHGVSAVGKSHVAMRLVEALGAIRLRSDVERKRLFGEQTVANDVQAGIYSADASAATYARLHEIAGVILHAGFPVVIDATYLKREQRDNAAQVAEATGTPFLILDCNAPQAVIESWLAIRQADKKDPSDATLAVIEAQQASREALTPEEILRSKRVQTNESGTLDTVVAQIRQRLPGL, encoded by the coding sequence GTGAGCCAGTCCCTGATCGCTGCCCTGCAAAACCCGGCCCTCTACCCGCACCCCGTCGAAGGGTTCCAGGTCATCGAAACCCATATCTCGTGGGTGATCCTCACCGGCCCGTTTGCTTATAAAGTGAAGAAGCCGGTGAATTTCGGCTTCCTCGACTTCACTGGCCTGGAGTCGCGCGCACATTTCTGCGCTGAAGAACTGCGTCTGAACCAACGTCTGACCGATGATTTGTATCTGGACGTGTTGCCGGTGACCGGCAGCGTCGAGGCGCCACAACTGGGTGGCGACGGCCCGGTGATCGAATATGTGCTGAAGATGCGTCAATTCCCGCAGACCGGCCTGCTCAGCACCCTGCAAGCCAACGGTGAGTTGACCACCCAGCACATTGATGAAATGGCCGAGCAGATCGCCAAATTCCACCTCAGTGCGCCAAAAGTCCCGGCCGAACACGAGGCCGGTACCCCGGACAGCGTGATGGCCCCGGTGCGCCAGAACTTCGAACAGATCCTGCCGTTTCTCAGCGACAAAAACGACCTGCTGCAACTTGAAGCCCTGCAAGCCTGGGCTGAGAGCAGCTTCGAACGCCTCAAACCACTGTTCGCCCAGCGCAAGGCCGAGGGTTTCACTCGCGAATGCCACGGTGACATCCACCTGGGCAACGCCACTGTCATCAATGGCAAAGTGGTGATCTTCGACTGCATCGAGTTCAACGAACCGTTCCGCTTCACTGACGTCTGGGCCGACACCGGTTTCTTGGCGATGGACCTGGAAGACCGTGGCCTGAAATCCCTCGCCCGCCGCTTCATCAGCCAGTACCTGGAGCTGACCGGCGACTATCAAGGCCTGGAAGTGCTGAACTTCTATAAAGCCTACCGCGCACTGGTTCGCGCCAAAGTCGCGCTGTTCAGCATGCCGGCGGATGCCACCCCGGTGCAGCGCGCAACCACCCTGCGCCAGTACCGCAACTACGCCAACCTGGCGGAAAGCTACAGCACCATTCCATCGCGCTTCATGGCCATCACCCACGGCGTATCGGCTGTCGGCAAGAGCCACGTGGCGATGCGTCTGGTCGAAGCGCTGGGCGCGATTCGCCTGCGTTCCGACGTCGAGCGCAAGCGCCTGTTCGGTGAGCAGACCGTAGCCAACGACGTGCAGGCCGGGATTTACAGTGCCGACGCCAGCGCCGCCACTTATGCCCGCCTGCATGAGATTGCCGGAGTGATCCTGCACGCCGGTTTCCCGGTAGTGATCGATGCGACCTACCTCAAGCGCGAGCAACGCGACAACGCCGCTCAAGTCGCCGAAGCCACCGGCACGCCGTTCCTGATTCTCGACTGCAACGCACCGCAAGCCGTGATCGAGAGCTGGCTGGCGATTCGTCAGGCTGACAAGAAGGATCCTTCCGACGCCACGCTGGCCGTGATCGAGGCCCAGCAGGCCAGCCGCGAAGCGCTGACGCCAGAAGAGATTCTGCGCAGCAAACGCGTACAGACCAATGAAAGCGGGACCCTCGACACCGTAGTTGCACAGATCCGCCAGCGCCTGCCAGGCCTGTAA